From Actinoplanes oblitus, a single genomic window includes:
- a CDS encoding glycoside hydrolase family 6 protein, producing MTLSLPLRRAATAVAACAVALAVGASPAAAVIPDGTRFYTPKPDPGALQQIAALKAAGQWRLAHQIHTMVETPQAVWVTGGSGRSLTQSIRTETRRAAARKAMPVFVAYNIPFRDCSQYSAGGAASVAAYKAWIDAFAAGIGGQRAAVMVEPDGLGIIPWYTTINGSQEWCKPAEADAATAAADRFAMLNYAVDRLGKLPRTSVYLDGTHSAWLGVGDIADRLVKAGVRKADGFFLNVSNYETTERQLKFGDWISKCVYYGTQGPAEARGHFEQCASQYYPASPGDFSTWPLSDAWYDTNVGDVSPRRLAHFVVDTSRNGQGPWTAPAGVTWPDPQTWCNPPGRGLGLRPTTRTGDPLADAFLWIKTPGQSDGQCDRGTGTGLDPARGNTADPAAGAWFPQQAEELVTLANPPLR from the coding sequence GTGACCTTGTCACTACCCCTGCGGCGGGCAGCCACCGCCGTAGCCGCCTGCGCGGTGGCCCTGGCGGTCGGCGCGTCGCCGGCGGCCGCCGTCATCCCGGACGGCACCCGGTTCTACACCCCGAAGCCGGATCCCGGCGCCCTGCAGCAGATCGCCGCGCTCAAGGCCGCCGGTCAGTGGCGGCTGGCGCACCAGATCCACACCATGGTCGAGACACCGCAGGCGGTGTGGGTCACCGGCGGCTCCGGCCGTTCGCTGACCCAGTCGATCAGGACCGAGACGCGGCGGGCGGCGGCGCGGAAGGCCATGCCGGTCTTCGTCGCTTACAACATCCCGTTCCGCGACTGCTCGCAGTACTCGGCCGGGGGCGCCGCCTCGGTCGCCGCGTACAAGGCCTGGATCGACGCCTTCGCGGCCGGCATCGGCGGGCAGCGCGCCGCCGTCATGGTCGAGCCGGACGGTTTGGGCATCATCCCCTGGTACACCACCATCAACGGCAGCCAGGAGTGGTGCAAGCCGGCCGAGGCGGACGCCGCCACCGCCGCCGCCGACCGGTTCGCGATGCTCAACTACGCGGTGGACCGGCTGGGCAAGCTGCCCCGCACCAGCGTCTACCTCGACGGCACGCACAGCGCCTGGCTCGGCGTCGGTGACATCGCCGACCGCCTGGTCAAAGCGGGTGTCCGCAAGGCCGACGGCTTCTTCCTCAACGTGTCCAACTACGAGACGACCGAGCGGCAGCTGAAGTTCGGCGACTGGATCTCGAAGTGCGTCTACTACGGCACCCAGGGACCGGCCGAGGCCCGGGGCCACTTCGAGCAGTGCGCCAGCCAGTACTACCCGGCCAGCCCGGGCGACTTCAGCACCTGGCCGCTGAGCGACGCCTGGTACGACACCAACGTCGGTGACGTCTCGCCGCGCCGGCTCGCCCACTTCGTCGTCGACACCAGCCGCAACGGGCAGGGACCGTGGACCGCGCCGGCCGGGGTCACCTGGCCCGACCCGCAGACCTGGTGCAACCCGCCGGGCCGCGGACTGGGCCTGCGCCCGACCACCCGGACCGGCGACCCGCTGGCCGACGCCTTCCTGTGGATCAAGACGCCCGGCCAGTCCGACGGCCAGTGCGACCGGGGCACCGGCACCGGCCTCGACCCGGCCCGCGGCAACACCGCCGACCCGGCGGCCGGCGCCTGGTTCCCGCAGCAGGCCGAGGAACTCGTCACGCTGGCGAACCCGCCGCTGCGCTGA
- a CDS encoding arsenate reductase/protein-tyrosine-phosphatase family protein, whose product MNAETSSLQARARVHAALGDPARLAIVDALTLGDASPGEIAADLGMPTNLVAHHVKVLQDAGLLVRTRSEGDRRRTYLRLVPGVLSTLTAPRLDSADRVVFVCTHNSARSQLAAALWRDRVGGAVASAGTAPAQRVHPRAVRVAHEHGLALDPTGTHHVGDVVHDGDLVIAVCDNAHEDLTGPVRPRLHWSVPDPARVDTDEAFEAAYTDLADRIDRIAPALTAGGDHG is encoded by the coding sequence ATGAACGCTGAAACTTCGTCGCTGCAGGCGCGGGCCCGGGTGCACGCCGCTCTCGGCGACCCCGCCCGCCTCGCCATCGTCGACGCGCTCACCCTCGGCGACGCCTCCCCCGGCGAGATCGCCGCCGATCTCGGCATGCCGACCAACCTGGTCGCCCATCATGTGAAGGTGCTGCAGGACGCCGGCCTGCTGGTCCGGACCCGATCCGAAGGCGACCGCCGCCGCACCTACCTGCGTCTGGTCCCCGGCGTGCTGTCCACGCTGACCGCGCCCCGCCTCGACAGCGCCGACCGGGTGGTGTTCGTCTGCACCCACAACTCCGCCCGCTCGCAACTGGCCGCCGCCCTGTGGCGCGACCGCGTCGGCGGCGCCGTCGCCTCCGCCGGCACCGCACCCGCCCAACGGGTCCACCCGCGTGCGGTCCGGGTCGCCCACGAGCACGGCCTGGCCCTGGACCCCACCGGCACCCACCACGTCGGCGACGTCGTGCACGACGGGGACCTGGTCATCGCCGTCTGCGACAACGCTCATGAAGACCTCACCGGACCGGTCCGGCCCCGCTTGCACTGGTCGGTGCCCGATCCCGCCCGTGTCGACACCGACGAGGCGTTCGAGGCCGCCTACACCGACCTCGCCGACCGCATCGACCGGATCGCCCCCGCCCTCACTGCGGGCGGCGACCATGGCTGA
- a CDS encoding TetR/AcrR family transcriptional regulator translates to MGTRRRGEELERAILHAAADELRESGYAGMTMDRVAARAGTNKNAIYRRWPHRAALGVAAYRHLSDAAMPNPDTGTLRGDALEMLRLANQTWSSPHGTVLRGLLAAAADDPELLTLMRERSGADTMDRAWLGMLERAAARGEAPAAAAHHRVATTPMMLLRAEYAMRGIPSVPDEVLVEIVDEVFLPLVRGRSPRDSQPNRHGD, encoded by the coding sequence ATGGGCACGAGACGCCGGGGCGAGGAACTGGAACGGGCGATCCTGCATGCCGCAGCGGACGAACTGCGCGAGTCCGGCTACGCGGGGATGACGATGGACCGGGTCGCCGCCCGCGCCGGGACCAACAAGAACGCCATCTACCGCCGCTGGCCGCATCGGGCGGCTCTCGGCGTCGCGGCGTATCGGCATCTGTCCGACGCCGCCATGCCGAACCCCGACACGGGCACCCTGCGAGGCGACGCACTCGAGATGCTCCGACTGGCCAACCAGACATGGTCGTCGCCACACGGAACAGTTCTGCGCGGTCTGCTCGCCGCCGCGGCCGACGACCCCGAGCTACTCACCCTCATGCGGGAACGGTCCGGCGCGGACACCATGGACCGCGCTTGGCTCGGGATGCTCGAACGGGCCGCAGCCCGCGGCGAGGCGCCGGCGGCGGCCGCCCACCACCGGGTGGCGACGACACCGATGATGCTGCTCCGCGCCGAGTACGCGATGCGCGGTATCCCCTCGGTCCCCGACGAGGTGCTCGTCGAGATCGTCGACGAAGTGTTCCTGCCCCTGGTACGCGGCCGCAGCCCACGCGACAGTCAGCCGAATCGGCACGGCGACTGA
- a CDS encoding VOC family protein, with protein sequence MRQRLNLILLGVRDVAASVAFYEALGWQRAKAGSAEFALFELGGVAVAFQSREAFAADAGLPDRGPGGFAGFALAYVARSAEEVYRVMARAAELGATVTHPAGPNAWGHSGYFTDPDGHLFEVLYEDGWIFNEDDDLVL encoded by the coding sequence GTGCGGCAACGTCTGAATCTGATCCTGCTCGGCGTGCGCGACGTGGCGGCGTCGGTGGCGTTCTACGAGGCGCTGGGCTGGCAGCGGGCCAAGGCGGGATCGGCCGAGTTCGCGCTCTTCGAGCTGGGTGGGGTAGCGGTCGCCTTCCAGTCCCGGGAGGCGTTCGCCGCTGACGCCGGTCTGCCCGACCGGGGGCCGGGTGGCTTCGCCGGCTTCGCGCTGGCGTACGTGGCTCGCAGCGCCGAGGAGGTGTACCGGGTGATGGCCCGGGCCGCGGAGCTGGGCGCCACGGTGACCCACCCGGCGGGCCCGAACGCGTGGGGCCACAGCGGCTATTTCACCGACCCGGACGGCCACCTGTTCGAGGTGCTGTACGAGGACGGCTGGATCTTCAACGAGGACGACGACCTGGTCCTCTGA
- a CDS encoding SRPBCC family protein yields the protein MSTVTESVDVNVPIGTAYNQWTQFEDFPQFMDGVESITQTDDTHTHWVTKVAGQTREFDAEITEQHPDERVAWKSTGGETKHAGVVTFHRLSDSETRVTIQLDWEPEGFVEKVGSAVGVDSHQVKADAKRFKEFVESRGSATGAWRGDVERPGI from the coding sequence GTGAGCACCGTGACCGAGTCCGTTGACGTGAACGTGCCGATCGGTACGGCCTACAACCAGTGGACCCAGTTCGAGGACTTTCCGCAGTTCATGGATGGCGTCGAGTCGATCACCCAGACCGACGACACGCACACCCACTGGGTGACCAAGGTCGCCGGGCAGACCCGGGAGTTCGACGCGGAGATCACCGAGCAGCACCCGGACGAGCGGGTCGCGTGGAAGAGCACCGGCGGGGAGACCAAGCACGCCGGTGTCGTGACGTTCCACCGGCTCAGCGACAGCGAGACCCGGGTGACCATCCAGCTCGACTGGGAGCCGGAGGGCTTCGTCGAGAAGGTCGGCAGTGCGGTCGGCGTGGACAGCCACCAGGTCAAGGCGGACGCCAAGCGGTTCAAGGAGTTCGTGGAGAGCCGGGGCAGCGCCACCGGCGCTTGGCGCGGCGACGTCGAGCGGCCGGGCATCTGA
- a CDS encoding PP2C family protein-serine/threonine phosphatase gives MIVDGRGAVTSLSPQAGREADASVAGIVMLLIEDDPGDAVLVREYLADGDLDARLEHVVTLAAAMAIGYEPECVLLDLHLPDGRGLDALRRVLQWWPHAAVLVLTGLNDAATGSAAVAAGAQDYLVKDQVDAALLARTIRYAVQRKRVQTAERRLRDSRLQADENTRLQRGLLPKPLLADTAVTVVSRYLPGQQRSLLGGDFYDVVQTTDGVIHAMIGDVCGNGPDEAAMGVGLRFGWRTLTLAGLRKVDRMRLLEQVLVAERPHDGMFATVCTAGITPATGEVVLLSAGHPAPLIVTPGGVHPAPVRYGPGLGMAPGRARWRETTVTVPAGAGLLLYTDGVIESFCEDGTRLGEDRFIDLAASLSSIADPTDYVDTLLTRIQTDDAGRHNDDTAVLYLRWPS, from the coding sequence GTGATCGTTGACGGGCGCGGGGCCGTCACGTCGCTGTCGCCTCAGGCGGGCCGGGAGGCCGACGCCTCGGTCGCCGGCATCGTCATGCTGCTGATCGAGGACGACCCGGGCGACGCCGTCCTGGTGCGGGAGTACCTCGCCGACGGCGACCTGGACGCCCGTCTCGAGCACGTGGTCACCCTGGCCGCGGCCATGGCCATCGGGTACGAGCCGGAGTGTGTCCTGCTGGACCTGCACCTGCCCGACGGCCGCGGACTGGACGCGTTGCGCCGGGTGCTGCAGTGGTGGCCGCACGCCGCGGTGCTGGTGCTCACCGGGCTCAACGACGCCGCCACCGGCTCCGCGGCGGTTGCCGCCGGCGCCCAGGATTACCTGGTCAAGGATCAGGTCGACGCGGCCCTGCTGGCCCGCACCATCCGCTACGCCGTGCAGCGCAAGCGGGTGCAGACCGCGGAGCGCCGGCTGCGGGACAGCCGGTTGCAGGCCGACGAGAACACCCGGCTGCAGCGTGGCCTGCTGCCCAAGCCGTTGCTGGCCGACACCGCGGTCACCGTGGTCAGCCGCTACCTGCCCGGCCAGCAGCGCTCACTGCTCGGCGGCGACTTCTACGACGTCGTGCAGACCACCGACGGCGTCATCCACGCCATGATCGGCGACGTCTGCGGCAACGGCCCGGACGAGGCGGCGATGGGCGTCGGCCTGCGCTTCGGCTGGCGCACCCTCACCCTGGCCGGCCTGCGCAAAGTCGACCGGATGCGACTGCTGGAACAGGTGCTGGTCGCCGAACGCCCGCACGACGGCATGTTCGCCACCGTCTGCACGGCCGGTATCACCCCGGCCACCGGTGAGGTGGTGCTGCTCAGCGCCGGCCACCCGGCCCCGCTGATCGTCACGCCGGGCGGTGTCCATCCGGCCCCGGTGAGGTATGGTCCCGGCCTCGGCATGGCGCCCGGCCGGGCCCGCTGGCGCGAGACCACCGTCACCGTGCCGGCCGGCGCCGGGCTGCTGCTCTACACCGACGGCGTCATCGAGAGCTTCTGCGAGGACGGCACCCGGCTGGGCGAGGACCGCTTCATCGACCTCGCCGCCAGCCTGAGCAGCATCGCGGATCCCACCGACTACGTCGACACCCTGCTGACCCGGATCCAGACCGACGACGCCGGCCGGCACAACGACGACACCGCTGTGCTGTACCTGCGCTGGCCGTCCTAG
- a CDS encoding aquaporin, which produces MHQITLWRRLLAEFLGTALLVTAVVGSGIMATTLSPDDVGLQLLENSVATAFALGALILTFGPVSGAHFNPVVSAADWFLGRRSGAGLTLKDLGGYAVAQTLGAIAGSVLANLMFDLAPVTFSTKDRAAGNLWLGEIVAVVGLLLLIFALGRSGRASAAPAAVGAYIGAAYWFTSSTSFANPAVTIGRAFTDTFAGIAPASVPGFVIAQLAGLLIGVGVLLALYPTAGRTADQVVVEPSHTV; this is translated from the coding sequence ATGCACCAGATCACCCTGTGGCGGCGGCTGCTCGCCGAGTTCCTCGGCACCGCGCTGCTGGTCACCGCCGTCGTCGGCTCCGGCATCATGGCCACCACCCTGTCCCCGGACGACGTCGGCCTGCAGCTGCTCGAGAACTCGGTCGCGACCGCGTTCGCGCTCGGCGCGCTGATCCTCACCTTCGGACCGGTCTCCGGCGCCCACTTCAACCCCGTCGTGTCGGCCGCCGACTGGTTCCTGGGCCGCCGCTCCGGCGCCGGCCTCACGCTCAAGGATCTGGGCGGGTACGCGGTCGCGCAGACGCTCGGGGCGATCGCCGGCTCGGTGCTGGCGAACCTGATGTTCGACCTCGCACCCGTCACCTTCTCGACCAAGGACCGCGCCGCCGGCAACCTCTGGCTCGGCGAGATCGTCGCCGTCGTCGGTCTGCTCCTGCTCATCTTCGCCCTCGGCCGCTCCGGCCGGGCCTCGGCGGCCCCGGCCGCGGTCGGCGCCTACATCGGCGCCGCCTACTGGTTCACCTCGTCGACCAGCTTCGCGAACCCGGCCGTCACCATCGGCCGGGCCTTCACCGACACGTTCGCCGGCATCGCCCCCGCCTCCGTGCCCGGATTCGTCATCGCCCAGCTAGCCGGCCTGCTCATCGGCGTCGGCGTGCTGCTCGCCCTGTATCCCACCGCCGGCCGGACCGCCGACCAAGTCGTCGTCGAGCCCAGCCACACCGTCTGA
- a CDS encoding pentapeptide repeat-containing protein: protein MTTVAGLVSVLLVAAGLFYTNDANRKQQQLGLSQQKLALQGQIADRFTAAIGQLGQEDNKKRDKLSIRLGGIYALQRLMFDSPVDERAVVHVLCAFVNTHAPRPATPPKVVPPSPADVRAAVTVLGYRPNPLEQPLDLSNVILGLPGVDLYGADLTGADLGNSSLRGADLREAGLNGVDLHGTDLDYANLTGANLTGAYLTDASFSGAYLNHADLFGANLTGADLHGSYLTGANLRRAQLSDADLTPTDLQGAYLQGADLSGADLRGADLSGANLTGADLAGADLQGADVSSSVGLTAQQLTRAQLNGLTRFPPDVVWPSPAPS from the coding sequence GTGACCACGGTTGCCGGCCTCGTATCGGTGCTCTTGGTGGCGGCCGGCTTGTTCTACACCAACGACGCCAACCGCAAACAACAGCAACTTGGTCTGAGCCAGCAGAAACTCGCCTTGCAGGGACAGATCGCGGACCGGTTCACCGCCGCGATCGGTCAGCTGGGCCAGGAGGACAACAAGAAGCGGGACAAGCTCTCCATTCGTCTGGGAGGCATTTACGCCCTGCAGAGGTTGATGTTCGACTCCCCGGTGGATGAGCGCGCAGTTGTCCACGTGTTGTGCGCTTTCGTGAACACCCACGCCCCCCGCCCCGCCACGCCGCCGAAGGTGGTTCCCCCGTCGCCAGCCGATGTCCGCGCCGCCGTCACCGTTCTCGGCTACCGACCTAATCCGCTTGAACAGCCCCTCGACCTGTCCAACGTCATCCTTGGCCTGCCTGGCGTGGACCTGTACGGTGCGGACCTCACCGGAGCGGACCTGGGGAACTCAAGCCTGCGCGGCGCGGACCTTCGCGAAGCAGGCCTAAACGGTGTGGACCTGCACGGCACGGACCTGGATTACGCGAACTTGACCGGCGCGAACTTGACCGGCGCGTACCTGACCGACGCGAGCTTCAGCGGCGCATACCTGAACCACGCGGACCTGTTCGGCGCGAACTTGACCGGCGCGGACCTGCACGGGTCGTACTTGACCGGCGCGAACCTGCGCCGCGCGCAGCTGAGCGACGCAGACCTGACCCCCACGGACCTGCAGGGCGCGTACCTGCAGGGCGCGGACCTGTCCGGCGCGGACCTGCGGGGCGCGGACCTGTCCGGCGCGAACCTGACAGGCGCGGACCTCGCAGGCGCGGATCTGCAAGGTGCGGATGTGAGCAGCTCAGTCGGGTTGACAGCACAGCAGCTGACCCGCGCACAGCTGAACGGGCTGACTCGGTTTCCGCCGGATGTGGTGTGGCCATCTCCCGCTCCGTCTTGA
- a CDS encoding arsenate reductase ArsC gives MSDTKPTVLFVCVHNAGRSQMAAGWLRHLAGDQVEVRSAGSAPAETINPSAVEAMKEAGIDITDQTPTKLTWDAAQESDVIITMGCGDACPVFPGKRYEDWKLEDPAGKGVDAVRPIRDEIKSRVEVLLADLLPAR, from the coding sequence ATGAGCGACACCAAGCCCACCGTCCTGTTCGTCTGCGTCCACAACGCCGGCCGCTCCCAGATGGCCGCCGGCTGGCTACGCCACCTCGCCGGCGACCAGGTCGAGGTCCGTTCCGCCGGCTCCGCCCCCGCCGAGACCATCAACCCGTCCGCCGTCGAGGCGATGAAGGAGGCCGGCATCGACATCACCGATCAGACCCCGACGAAACTCACCTGGGACGCCGCACAGGAATCCGACGTCATCATCACCATGGGCTGCGGGGACGCCTGCCCGGTCTTCCCCGGCAAACGCTACGAGGACTGGAAACTCGAAGACCCGGCCGGCAAGGGCGTCGACGCCGTCCGCCCGATCCGCGACGAGATCAAGTCCCGCGTCGAGGTCCTGCTCGCCGACCTGCTCCCGGCCCGGTGA
- a CDS encoding gluconokinase gives MARTDDDVALAAALDPLILALDIGSTATRGGVYDASGRPVHGLQHKVPHAFTVAPDGTSVIDPDQVTAEVQQVLDAVAGDTRLGTRIAGVAMDTFAASLIAVDAGGRALTPCLTYADSRSAGAVTRLRAELDEHAVQQRTGTRLHTSYHAPRLRWLATARPDAVAGAAAWWSLGEYVLARLVGEPLAGTSTVAWTGLLDRRTGEFDAELLAAAGAGAAQFSPPRDMSDPAHPAAPARWPALARAAWFPVITDGFASNIGSGATDATVLTAATATSGALRVLLDGPADPLPFGLWNYRVDAGRTLLGGAINDVGRAVSWAQATLRLSPELAEILTAPPGEATPLVLPYLTGERAPGWVGGARAVFGGVSAATDADALFRGIVEGVAMTYARVADELHPAAPRVVEVAAAGRVSNDQPEWLQVLADVLGRPVTHVTRRRATQRGTALLALDVLAPGVPRAPRATGATYEPRPAHAEYYADRRARFAEVYDALVRERASGTPGPQ, from the coding sequence ATGGCCCGGACCGATGACGACGTCGCGCTCGCCGCAGCGCTCGACCCGCTGATCCTCGCGCTGGACATCGGTTCCACCGCCACCCGCGGCGGGGTGTACGACGCGTCCGGCCGGCCGGTCCACGGCCTGCAGCACAAGGTGCCGCACGCGTTCACTGTCGCGCCCGACGGCACCTCGGTCATCGATCCCGACCAGGTCACCGCGGAGGTCCAACAGGTTCTCGACGCGGTGGCCGGCGACACCCGGCTGGGCACCCGCATCGCCGGCGTCGCGATGGACACCTTCGCCGCCTCGCTGATCGCCGTCGACGCGGGCGGCCGGGCGCTCACCCCCTGCCTGACCTACGCCGACTCCCGCAGCGCCGGTGCGGTCACCCGGCTGCGCGCGGAGCTCGACGAGCACGCGGTGCAGCAGCGCACCGGCACCCGGCTGCACACCAGCTACCACGCCCCGCGCCTGCGCTGGCTCGCGACCGCGCGGCCGGACGCCGTCGCCGGCGCGGCGGCCTGGTGGTCCCTCGGCGAGTACGTCCTGGCCCGGCTGGTCGGGGAACCGCTCGCCGGGACGTCGACGGTGGCCTGGACCGGCCTGCTCGACCGCCGCACCGGCGAGTTCGACGCCGAGCTGCTCGCGGCCGCGGGCGCCGGCGCGGCGCAGTTCTCGCCACCCCGGGACATGTCCGATCCGGCCCACCCGGCCGCCCCGGCGCGCTGGCCGGCCCTCGCCCGGGCCGCGTGGTTCCCGGTGATCACCGACGGATTCGCCAGCAACATCGGGTCGGGGGCCACCGACGCCACGGTGCTCACCGCGGCGACCGCCACCAGCGGCGCGCTGCGGGTGCTGCTCGACGGCCCGGCCGACCCGCTGCCGTTCGGCCTGTGGAACTACCGGGTGGACGCGGGACGCACGCTGCTCGGCGGGGCGATCAACGACGTCGGTCGCGCCGTCAGCTGGGCGCAGGCCACCTTGCGCCTGAGCCCGGAGCTCGCCGAGATTCTCACGGCACCGCCCGGCGAGGCCACGCCGCTGGTGCTGCCCTACCTGACCGGGGAACGCGCACCCGGCTGGGTGGGCGGGGCCCGTGCCGTGTTCGGCGGGGTGTCGGCCGCCACCGACGCCGACGCGCTGTTCCGCGGGATCGTCGAGGGGGTGGCGATGACGTACGCCCGGGTCGCCGACGAGCTGCACCCGGCCGCTCCGCGGGTCGTCGAGGTCGCCGCGGCCGGCCGGGTGAGCAACGACCAGCCCGAGTGGCTCCAGGTCCTCGCCGACGTGCTCGGGCGGCCCGTCACGCACGTGACCCGGCGGCGCGCCACGCAACGCGGCACCGCCCTGCTGGCGCTCGACGTGCTGGCACCCGGCGTCCCGCGAGCACCGCGGGCCACCGGAGCGACGTACGAGCCGCGGCCCGCGCACGCCGAGTACTACGCGGACCGTCGCGCCCGGTTCGCCGAGGTGTACGACGCGCTGGTGCGCGAGCGGGCATCCGGCACGCCGGGTCCACAGTAG
- a CDS encoding SGNH/GDSL hydrolase family protein, with protein MATGNICRAALDAGARVADIGRTSVAGFARDPSLFSNDWFHPSSAGYAVIAEALAPTVKAVAAECSGRSGATL; from the coding sequence GTGGCCACCGGAAACATCTGCCGGGCGGCGCTGGACGCCGGGGCGCGGGTGGCGGACATCGGGAGGACGTCCGTGGCCGGTTTCGCGCGGGACCCGAGCCTGTTCAGCAACGACTGGTTCCACCCGTCCAGCGCCGGTTACGCGGTGATCGCCGAGGCGCTGGCGCCCACGGTGAAAGCCGTCGCGGCGGAGTGTTCCGGGCGCAGCGGGGCAACACTCTGA
- a CDS encoding MFS transporter yields MSTVLSPPRRLLSASFVSQVGNWLTFTGLAQHVQSHYGSAATAAAFVTQSLPSLLFVRAVVERIPPSLRPRVYYLTQIGLAVLSLSLVIGTPLPYVLVFFALSALLRGIANPLYMALVGEWVPSQDRSAIYISLGAIGSVTLALSPAVGGVIAIAFGLHWLVVIDAASFLLGLAILRTGPAWRPASGPSRPDEPPSMFTLRGLFGRPPGLTGSRAQALTAWTWLSLIGAAVNAVELPVFALIHHFDTRLFGYALSCYGLGGLATLFLRRYVADREQLLPWLSGGYLVSIAAWVFGGDVGAYAGFFGAGLTYGLLNGVLRGLLDRSAQAGGVDAVPLWAWANQVVIVSNLVVYGVATAAFAAGMAPAIGGLVLVGLCLAFVAQSIRVVFRPAVPSVSIR; encoded by the coding sequence ATGAGTACGGTCTTGTCGCCCCCTCGCCGTCTGTTGTCGGCCTCGTTCGTCTCCCAGGTCGGTAACTGGCTCACCTTCACCGGCCTCGCTCAGCATGTGCAGTCTCACTACGGATCGGCCGCAACCGCTGCTGCCTTCGTCACCCAGAGTCTGCCGAGTTTGCTATTCGTCCGCGCCGTCGTCGAGCGGATCCCGCCGAGCCTGCGGCCGCGCGTCTATTACCTGACCCAGATCGGGCTCGCGGTGCTGAGCCTTTCGCTCGTCATCGGTACGCCGTTGCCCTACGTGCTGGTCTTTTTCGCACTGTCGGCGTTGCTGCGCGGTATCGCGAACCCTCTCTACATGGCGCTTGTCGGGGAGTGGGTGCCATCCCAGGACCGTTCGGCGATCTATATCTCGCTCGGTGCCATAGGCTCTGTCACCCTGGCCCTCTCGCCGGCGGTCGGAGGCGTCATCGCGATCGCATTCGGCTTGCACTGGCTCGTCGTCATCGACGCGGCCAGCTTCCTTCTGGGCCTTGCCATCTTGCGGACCGGTCCAGCCTGGCGGCCGGCGAGCGGACCCTCCAGGCCGGATGAGCCTCCGTCCATGTTCACGCTGCGTGGGCTGTTCGGTCGTCCGCCGGGGCTGACCGGCTCGCGTGCTCAGGCGCTGACCGCCTGGACCTGGTTGAGCCTGATCGGTGCCGCGGTCAATGCTGTGGAGCTACCGGTATTCGCCCTCATCCACCACTTCGATACACGGCTATTCGGGTACGCGCTGTCCTGCTATGGACTCGGCGGACTGGCGACGCTTTTCCTGCGTCGGTACGTCGCCGATCGCGAACAGTTGCTGCCGTGGCTGTCCGGTGGATACCTGGTGTCCATAGCGGCATGGGTATTCGGCGGTGACGTCGGCGCCTATGCCGGATTCTTCGGTGCCGGGCTGACATACGGCCTGCTCAACGGGGTTTTGCGTGGCCTGCTCGACCGGTCGGCGCAGGCCGGCGGGGTCGACGCGGTACCGCTGTGGGCTTGGGCGAACCAGGTGGTGATCGTCTCGAACCTGGTTGTCTACGGCGTCGCCACCGCCGCGTTCGCCGCCGGAATGGCGCCGGCCATCGGTGGGCTCGTTCTGGTCGGACTGTGCCTTGCTTTCGTCGCGCAGTCGATTCGTGTGGTGTTCCGGCCGGCGGTGCCTTCCGTGTCGATCCGCTGA